The following DNA comes from Papaver somniferum cultivar HN1 chromosome 4, ASM357369v1, whole genome shotgun sequence.
TGACTCGAAAGAGAACAACgcaatctctttttttcttctaagaAACTCGTAAATTGTAATGCATAAACTTGTGCACTACATGTATTACTCGTCTTAatggaaaaaatctaaaaacaaagcaCCGCATGACAATCCGAGGCATGTTACAAATGAAGACAATCATGCAACAACTTGACAATCCGAGGCATCAAAAGGAAACTCCAACATTTAAGAAGTGATCTTTTACTCAGAAAAGCATGTAGCATGTATATCCCGGCTCACTTGTTGAAAATCAGCTCATTCTACATTCTCGCGACATCTTTTTCCCAAATTGATTTGCAAAATTTAACAAACATGTATGTAAAAAGTAACTAGCTTCCAAAAATTTAGAATCCGATATAAATATGAATATATACACTCCAAATTAATACATACTTCATTAAACAATTGTGTTCCAACAATTGTGTTCCCAACTTCCTAAAACACCAGAATCTATTAATGTTACTGAAGGTACAATTAAGAGCAATttcaagaatctgaaagaaaTCAACACCCtaattcttttcttttaaaataatcaAGACCTCATGACAGTTCAGCTATCACTCTTTCGCATTTCTCTTCCAGGATCTTTACGGCTTCAGTGAATAACTCTTCTGGAGGCAATGCCCCAGATGATTCGATAGTGACTGCAGTCCAAAGTTTGGCACACGTGTTAAGTTTTTAGACGATGGTAAAAAAATTCAGGCCGGTGGAAGCAAGAATGTACCCAGTacataaattattaatataagCAGAATAACAAAAAACAGAGTAACCATATCCTTTTTATACATCAGAATCAAACAAAGTCACCACTGAAAATATCAGCATAAACTACCACTGAACAAAGTTATTAATACCGAGTCACGTTGTTGGAATCCTCATACAAACAAGAAATTATCTGGTTCACATGGCATAGGACAACCATCTTTTCTCAAAGTCATACTCATATAGGTAGGCTATGCAGTCAGCGCTACCGCATACAAACAAAAAACAGTGATATTTACTGTATACACATTTTCAAAGATATGATAGGCAGTCTAGAGGTACTTTAAGCAGTCTAGACACTAGAGGTAATTTGATTATCAAATCACAGAACTTACAGATGAAATGATCTTTAACACGTCTTAGCGACACGCGTTTCTCCCAGTTTTCCTCTCTAATGCATTCCCTACAGAGCGTACAAGACCGTGGTCGTGCTACAGTAGCCTTCTTTTTACCTGCTTGAGAAAATTAAAGAATAAAGAAACATGTAAGCATCTTAAGTTACAGGAGTTGTACTTCCAGAAAAACCAGGTACTACAATAAATTGTTAGTAACAACACTACTTGAGGATTTcaaataagaagaaaagatatATTACACATGATGTACTGTTCCCATTTAGTTCTAGTGGTCTACATATAACTAATAAATGAATACAATAAACAGTAATCCTGAGTTAAAATACAACCTAAGAAGTTATTTTTTGACTTGATTGGTTTTTTCTCCTCTCCTCAACTGTTTCATATCTCAGAAGTACTTCTACTTCTCTAAGAACTAAAAGCACTTATTCTGGTTGGCAAACATATTTTAGCAGATTGCTTACCCTTGCCTAGATCTTCAATGTCAAATACTTTAGCAGGACACTTTTTGACAAGCTCCTCTGCCAATTCATCTTCGATATCTTGCAATAACACAACCTGTTAACAGTAAATAATTAATGCTTTAAACTTTCTCTCAGCAACTTTCAATCCGATACTATACTGGAACCAGACGGTATGTTTCTCACCTCAGGTAGCATCCTATACCAAGCTGTAGAAACTGGAGACCACTTCGCATGAGTTTTACCCATGCCCTTAacagcatgagcttcaagctcaATTTCCTGCAGAAATACACAAACTTACAGGTCTCTACATGTGGAAAAAGGAAACTATAAAGAAACTGAACAAAGTGAAAACACCATTGGAAGAACCACTTGAGGTTCTATTCTAGTACCCAAAAAATAGGCAGGGCTGACTCTATTAACATTGGTTAGTAAGCTTTCAAACAAGAATACATGTGACTATTGAAGAGTTCGAGTAGCAAATATGGCACTGACAGTTTCGCTTTTCATTGCCGATACTGGACAAAAATCACCAACTGAGCCTTAGTTTGTCAAGCTAAGAACTTGGCACCAAAAGTAGCTGATAGACCACTTTACATTGTACTGAAATCGTGAAGCTAACACCAATATAATGTGGATTCATATAGATAAGGACCTGAAAAGGCATGAAAGTCGGGATTTACCTGGCCAGGACCAAGCTTAGAAATAATAATATCCGGATGTTTAGGCACAATTGGATTATTTGCAAATTGTGGCATTGAGTCTTGGTTGCAGGAGAAGTTAGTATATTTGTTCTGTGGGGAAGTTTCGGGAGTTGAGTCTGGTCCTGAAGGTTTTTCAACCTTAAACTCACTCCCGCCGGGTAGCCACTTCAGTTGATCAGATTTCACT
Coding sequences within:
- the LOC113276097 gene encoding DNA-directed RNA polymerases I and III subunit RPAC1-like: MPKVSALNMPDVPMGQLPPHLELQRTRVSCDKDAPTHTENVQSAGAYTSVGVDNSLCLDQFRKNFRVTVVRLTEDDMEFDMIGIDPSIANAFRRILISEVPTMAIEKVLIKNSTTLVQDEVLAHRLGLIPIKADPRLFEYTSENDNPNEKNEKNTIVFKLHAKCKRGEPRLPVKSDQLKWLPGGSEFKVEKPSGPDSTPETSPQNKYTNFSCNQDSMPQFANNPIVPKHPDIIISKLGPGQEIELEAHAVKGMGKTHAKWSPVSTAWYRMLPEVVLLQDIEDELAEELVKKCPAKVFDIEDLGKGKKKATVARPRSCTLCRECIREENWEKRVSLRRVKDHFIFTIESSGALPPEELFTEAVKILEEKCERVIAELS